From one Terriglobia bacterium genomic stretch:
- a CDS encoding RsmG family class I SAM-dependent methyltransferase, with amino-acid sequence MSYCEILESELQQFQIDLTEPQKASLVTYVEELSRWNKKINLTGLAGAALVRRLVAEPIWIGLQLKADGSLLDIGSGNGSPAIALNAVGCFRECHLIEARSKRAAFLRHLTAALSLKNVEVHHARFEDVALKLAAPDWISLQAVALTPQLLALIRRISRPTTRIVWITSSAVEYAGLEPTQSLTVPITGTRVWIVSGAPSAYPPA; translated from the coding sequence GTGTCTTACTGCGAAATCCTCGAATCCGAGCTGCAACAATTCCAGATCGATTTGACGGAGCCGCAGAAAGCGTCGCTCGTGACCTATGTTGAGGAACTCTCACGCTGGAATAAAAAAATTAACCTGACCGGTCTGGCGGGTGCCGCGCTGGTTCGCCGCCTGGTAGCCGAGCCGATATGGATCGGATTGCAACTGAAAGCCGACGGCAGTTTGTTGGATATCGGCTCAGGAAACGGCTCGCCAGCGATCGCGCTGAATGCCGTAGGGTGCTTTCGCGAGTGTCACTTAATTGAAGCGCGAAGTAAGCGGGCCGCATTTTTGCGGCACCTGACGGCGGCGTTGAGCCTCAAAAACGTTGAAGTCCACCATGCCCGGTTCGAAGATGTTGCTTTGAAGCTCGCCGCTCCGGACTGGATCTCACTGCAGGCGGTCGCCTTGACCCCGCAGTTGCTGGCTCTGATTCGTCGGATTTCTCGGCCTACGACAAGGATAGTATGGATTACTTCGTCGGCCGTTGAATACGCAGGCCTTGAACCAACCCAAAGCTTGACCGTCCCGATCACCGGAACTCGGGTCTGGATCGTATCAGGAGCGCCGAGCGCATACCCTCCGGCCTAA
- a CDS encoding ParB/RepB/Spo0J family partition protein: protein MGTPEIESEQLREIDIDRILPNSHQPRKNFSEDALNELADSIREHGVIQPVVVTALDDGFFQLIAGERRWRASQRAGLMRIPAVIREAGEHASLEIALIENLQREDLNPIEEAQAYERLISDFGMTQEEVARRVGKNRATVANMLRLLRLPLEVQQWLRENQLSTGHAKALLSLSDLNAILDSARKIIQGNYSVRQAEVLVSRYSSGAKDDSAGSSEAVDPNVTAAIHALEQTLGTKVTVQENGGKGKIEVHFYSFEEMNRLYEGLLGAKF, encoded by the coding sequence TTGGGCACACCGGAAATTGAAAGCGAACAACTTCGGGAAATTGACATCGATCGCATACTGCCGAACTCGCATCAACCGCGAAAAAATTTTAGTGAGGATGCCCTGAATGAGCTTGCGGACTCCATCCGCGAGCATGGTGTGATCCAGCCCGTCGTCGTCACTGCCCTGGACGATGGGTTTTTCCAGCTTATAGCCGGCGAACGCCGCTGGCGCGCTTCCCAGCGCGCAGGCTTGATGCGCATTCCAGCAGTCATACGGGAAGCAGGGGAGCACGCCTCCCTTGAAATCGCGCTCATCGAGAACCTCCAGCGCGAGGATCTGAATCCGATAGAGGAAGCGCAGGCGTATGAAAGACTCATTTCTGATTTCGGTATGACTCAGGAAGAGGTCGCTCGCCGCGTCGGCAAGAACCGTGCAACCGTCGCCAATATGCTCCGCTTGCTGCGCCTTCCCCTCGAAGTCCAACAATGGCTGCGTGAAAACCAGCTCAGTACCGGTCATGCCAAAGCACTATTGTCTCTCTCTGACCTCAATGCGATACTCGACTCCGCCAGAAAGATCATCCAGGGTAATTACTCCGTTCGACAGGCGGAGGTGCTGGTGTCGCGTTATTCCAGCGGCGCGAAGGATGACTCTGCCGGATCCTCCGAAGCCGTGGATCCGAACGTGACGGCCGCCATTCATGCTCTGGAGCAAACTCTTGGTACAAAGGTGACCGTGCAGGAGAATGGCGGTAAGGGAAAGATAGAAGTTCATTTCTACTCTTTCGAAGAGATGAATCGACTGTACGAGGGCTTGTTAGGCGCGAAATTCTAA
- a CDS encoding ATP synthase F0 subunit B translates to MKKILALLILSVWICGSVSVVRAQEQGAGAEAQHEESPVRVIARWANFIVLFAGLAFLLRKPMSEFFKTRQTEIASGLRRAQDAQTSAQARMDEIEKRLANLTSEIENLSAAAQQESLAEREKILADAKHEVERVVEQSRQEIERVARAVEREIKEHVADQVIDRAGNALRTEMTQDDQKRIIVRFIQNL, encoded by the coding sequence ATGAAGAAGATATTGGCTCTCCTGATACTCAGCGTGTGGATCTGCGGATCTGTATCGGTTGTCCGCGCCCAGGAACAAGGAGCAGGCGCCGAAGCACAACATGAAGAAAGTCCAGTCCGGGTGATAGCCCGATGGGCCAATTTCATTGTTCTTTTCGCGGGACTCGCGTTCCTTCTGCGCAAGCCAATGAGTGAATTCTTCAAGACGCGGCAAACAGAGATCGCCAGCGGCCTTCGGCGGGCCCAGGATGCGCAAACCAGCGCGCAGGCGCGCATGGACGAAATTGAAAAACGATTGGCGAACCTGACCAGCGAAATCGAGAATCTGAGCGCCGCCGCGCAACAGGAATCTCTGGCTGAGCGGGAGAAAATTCTTGCGGATGCGAAACATGAGGTCGAGCGCGTGGTCGAACAGTCCCGGCAGGAAATCGAGCGGGTGGCACGCGCGGTGGAGCGTGAAATTAAAGAACACGTCGCAGATCAGGTGATTGACCGTGCGGGCAATGCTCTTCGTACCGAAATGACTCAGGACGACCAGAAGCGCATTATCGTGCGGTTCATTCAGAATTTGTGA
- a CDS encoding ParA family protein, producing MGKVIAIANQKGGVGKTTTAINLAASLAAADMRTLLIDLDPQANASSGLGIRKGTYNRSTYHVVVHREPLNSILQPTEMESLFIAPASRELVGATLEMAQYPDRDQRLKTALSPFIDSYDFIFIDCPPSLDLLTVNALIAANSVLVPIQCEYFALEGVAELMQTIQQIRRVRHPDLSIEGVVLTMFDDRTNLSRQIMDDLKNFFGKQLLNTVIPRNVRLGEAPSHGRPILLYDIKSKGAESYIRLAKEIIHGTEKGFGKGLERPVGHTGN from the coding sequence ATGGGAAAAGTCATAGCCATTGCCAATCAGAAAGGCGGAGTTGGTAAAACGACCACCGCCATCAATCTTGCTGCTTCCCTCGCAGCCGCCGATATGCGCACCCTTTTGATCGACCTCGATCCGCAGGCGAATGCCAGCTCCGGCCTGGGTATTCGAAAGGGAACATACAATCGGTCCACCTACCACGTTGTCGTCCATCGCGAACCCCTCAATTCCATCCTGCAACCAACGGAGATGGAATCCCTCTTCATTGCTCCGGCCAGCCGCGAGTTGGTTGGTGCGACGCTTGAGATGGCCCAGTACCCCGATCGTGATCAACGCCTGAAAACGGCGTTAAGCCCATTCATCGACAGCTATGACTTCATCTTTATCGACTGCCCGCCATCGCTCGACCTCCTGACGGTCAACGCGCTGATTGCGGCAAACAGCGTCCTGGTTCCCATTCAATGCGAATACTTCGCGCTGGAAGGCGTCGCGGAATTGATGCAGACGATCCAACAGATCCGCCGGGTGCGACACCCCGATCTGAGCATCGAAGGAGTCGTGCTCACCATGTTTGATGACAGGACCAACCTGTCCCGTCAGATCATGGACGACCTGAAGAATTTTTTCGGGAAGCAACTCCTGAACACAGTCATTCCCCGCAACGTTCGTCTTGGTGAAGCCCCCAGTCATGGCCGGCCGATTCTGCTCTACGACATCAAATCCAAGGGAGCCGAAAGCTATATCAGACTCGCAAAGGAGATCATTCATGGCACAGAGAAAGGCTTTGGGAAGGGGCTTGAGCGCCCTGTTGGGCACACCGGAAATTGA
- a CDS encoding ATP synthase F0 subunit B, with protein MLNVDLSMLVTVLYVIILYLFLSRFFFGPLVQILNRRRELIEGRQEESRKRLEVVEKRTAEYENAMRAARNDAYRQQEAQRDKALSEKAELVAKAKQEAEAAVQEGRARLTAEAEAASRKIAVEVDSLAKKLTTAILRD; from the coding sequence ATGCTCAACGTTGATTTATCAATGCTGGTCACAGTTCTGTATGTGATCATCCTCTATCTGTTCCTCAGCCGCTTTTTCTTTGGTCCGCTTGTCCAGATTTTGAATCGCCGCCGCGAACTGATCGAGGGCCGCCAGGAGGAATCTCGAAAGCGGCTTGAGGTTGTAGAGAAGCGGACGGCGGAATATGAAAATGCAATGCGCGCCGCGCGGAATGACGCTTACCGGCAGCAGGAGGCTCAGCGCGATAAGGCCTTGAGTGAGAAAGCGGAACTTGTTGCAAAGGCGAAACAGGAAGCGGAGGCTGCGGTCCAGGAAGGCCGTGCCCGTCTGACTGCCGAAGCGGAAGCAGCAAGCAGAAAAATCGCTGTCGAAGTAGACTCACTCGCAAAGAAGCTCACAACTGCAATTCTGCGGGATTAA
- a CDS encoding polymer-forming cytoskeletal protein, with product MKFRVKPSDQVSGFLDKGTNITGELEFAGTLRIDGNFHGSISTGDTLIIGEHAMVHADIRAGEVEIHGQVLGTIEAKRRVEISVTGRVRGDIQTPVLSISPGALLDGRTRMADERPDETTVAAHAAEKTAARQGRQS from the coding sequence ATGAAGTTTCGCGTGAAGCCATCCGATCAGGTTTCCGGGTTTCTCGATAAAGGCACCAACATTACCGGCGAACTCGAGTTCGCCGGGACCCTCCGCATCGATGGGAACTTTCACGGATCCATTTCCACTGGCGACACGTTGATCATCGGCGAGCATGCGATGGTGCATGCCGACATTCGCGCGGGTGAAGTTGAGATCCACGGGCAAGTGCTCGGAACGATTGAAGCGAAACGCCGCGTTGAGATTTCTGTTACCGGCCGCGTTCGAGGCGATATCCAAACCCCCGTACTTTCCATCAGCCCTGGGGCATTGCTCGACGGGCGCACACGTATGGCAGATGAACGGCCCGACGAAACTACCGTTGCGGCGCATGCAGCCGAGAAAACCGCGGCCCGGCAGGGGAGGCAATCATGA
- the atpH gene encoding ATP synthase F1 subunit delta — protein sequence MSVAANRYARALMDVLYPSKAADGLQQLQGFAALLKDQPEARIFLENPTMAGERRKRMLKEISGALGFDRRIANFINILADRNRLPVLEEIIQEYQRLLDDRTGIVRARVTAARSLDPAQHRQLTDKLEQMTGKQVQMEIAIDPSLIGGVIAQVGSTIYDGSVRQQLQAFKSRLVEE from the coding sequence ATGTCTGTAGCTGCAAACCGATACGCCCGAGCTCTGATGGATGTCCTCTATCCATCCAAAGCCGCCGATGGCCTTCAACAGCTGCAGGGTTTTGCAGCGCTTTTGAAAGACCAGCCTGAGGCCCGCATTTTTTTAGAGAATCCAACGATGGCTGGTGAACGGCGCAAGCGGATGCTCAAGGAAATTTCCGGCGCGCTCGGTTTCGATCGCCGCATTGCCAATTTCATAAACATTCTTGCGGATCGGAATCGCCTGCCGGTTCTGGAAGAAATTATTCAGGAATACCAGAGACTGCTCGATGATCGTACAGGCATCGTTCGAGCCCGTGTCACGGCTGCACGTTCTCTGGATCCGGCGCAGCACCGGCAATTGACCGACAAGCTGGAGCAAATGACAGGCAAGCAGGTTCAAATGGAAATCGCCATCGATCCGTCGTTGATCGGAGGCGTAATCGCGCAGGTGGGGAGCACGATTTACGACGGGTCTGTCCGTCAGCAACTGCAGGCCTTCAAAAGCCGCCTCGTTGAGGAGTAG